A stretch of the Bacillus sp. FJAT-18017 genome encodes the following:
- the purM gene encoding phosphoribosylformylglycinamidine cyclo-ligase, translating to MSKAYKDAGVNIEAGYEAVDRMKRHVKKTVRPGVMGGLGGFGAMFDLSSLNMKEPVLVSGTDGVGTKLMLAFMMNQHKTIGIDAVAMCVNDIVVQGAEPLYFLDYIGCGKAEPHRIEAIVKGVADGCEMAGCALIGGETAEMPGMYDSDEYDLAGFAVGACEKSEIITGDQIRPGDVLVGIASSGLHSNGFSLARKIFFEKAGLNVHDYIEDLGCKLGDELLKPTKIYVKPILSALKGFSIKGMSHITGGGFYENIPRMLPVSLGASITEGSWEVPKIFTLLEQLGDIKRDEMYHVFNMGIGMVVAIGKEQAEGLIRHFEAYGERASVIGTVTSQEGIRLS from the coding sequence ATGTCAAAAGCTTATAAAGATGCAGGTGTCAATATTGAGGCAGGCTATGAGGCGGTTGATAGAATGAAGCGCCACGTAAAGAAGACGGTACGGCCAGGCGTGATGGGAGGCCTTGGCGGGTTCGGGGCAATGTTTGATCTCTCATCTCTCAATATGAAGGAACCAGTGCTGGTTTCCGGCACTGATGGAGTCGGGACAAAGCTGATGCTTGCCTTCATGATGAATCAGCATAAAACAATCGGCATTGATGCTGTCGCCATGTGTGTAAACGACATTGTTGTTCAGGGGGCAGAGCCCCTCTATTTTCTAGACTATATCGGCTGCGGTAAGGCAGAACCTCATCGGATTGAAGCAATCGTAAAGGGAGTTGCTGATGGATGTGAAATGGCAGGCTGTGCCCTGATTGGCGGGGAGACAGCTGAAATGCCTGGCATGTATGATTCTGATGAGTATGATTTAGCTGGCTTTGCAGTTGGTGCCTGTGAGAAATCAGAGATTATTACAGGGGATCAAATCCGCCCTGGTGATGTCCTAGTGGGCATTGCGTCAAGCGGTCTGCACAGCAATGGATTTTCGCTGGCAAGAAAGATATTTTTTGAAAAAGCAGGCTTGAATGTACATGACTACATTGAAGATCTTGGCTGCAAGCTTGGCGATGAATTACTAAAGCCTACAAAAATATATGTAAAACCAATTTTATCCGCCTTAAAAGGCTTTTCGATAAAAGGGATGTCCCATATCACCGGCGGGGGATTCTATGAAAATATTCCAAGAATGCTACCTGTTAGTCTAGGTGCAAGTATTACCGAAGGAAGCTGGGAAGTTCCAAAAATCTTTACGCTGCTTGAACAATTGGGAGATATAAAAAGAGATGAAATGTATCATGTATTTAACATGGGCATTGGCATGGTTGTTGCCATTGGAAAAGAGCAAGCTGAGGGGCTAATCCGCCACTTTGAAGCTTATGGGGAGCGCGCTTCAGTTATTGGAACTGTGACGAGTCAAGAAGGGATACGACTATCATGA
- the purF gene encoding amidophosphoribosyltransferase, with protein MLAELKGLNEECGIFAVWGHEDAARLTYYGLHSLQHRGQEGTGIILSDGEKLTGLKGEGLVSEIFTEQAIAGLKGHAAIGHVRYATAGGGGYENVQPLLFHSHTGSMALAHNGNLVNAKLIKSILEQQGSIFQTSSDTEVLAHLIRRNSEWLLKDRAKNALKQIEGAFAYGILTETELMVALDPQGLRPLSLAKLGDAYVIASETCAFDAVGADFIRDILPGELLVINKDGLHTEFFAESREEAICSMEYIYFSRPDSNINGINVHSARKSLGKRLALEAKIEGDVVTGVPDSSISAAIGYAEASGIPYEMGLIKNRYVGRTFIQPSQSLREQGVKMKLAPVRGVVEGKRVIMVDDSIVRGTTSKRIVSMLKEAGAREVHVVISSPPITHPCFYGIDTSAKEELIAHSNSPEEIRKIIGADSLTFLSIEGMLEAIGRKHEGKNCGQCLACFTGEYPTELYPDTLQYYYQKNLTPVKTN; from the coding sequence ATGCTTGCTGAATTAAAGGGATTGAACGAGGAATGCGGTATCTTTGCAGTTTGGGGACATGAGGATGCTGCCAGGCTGACGTATTATGGACTTCATAGCCTCCAGCATCGGGGCCAGGAAGGAACCGGAATCATACTGTCAGACGGCGAAAAGCTTACTGGCCTTAAAGGGGAAGGATTAGTTTCCGAGATTTTCACTGAGCAGGCAATAGCAGGATTGAAAGGCCATGCAGCAATTGGCCATGTCCGTTATGCCACAGCAGGCGGGGGTGGATATGAAAATGTCCAGCCCCTTCTCTTCCATTCACACACAGGCAGCATGGCACTCGCTCACAACGGCAATCTAGTAAATGCAAAGCTAATTAAATCGATTCTTGAGCAACAGGGAAGCATCTTCCAAACTAGTTCCGATACAGAAGTACTTGCCCATTTAATTCGAAGAAACAGCGAATGGCTTCTTAAAGATCGTGCAAAAAATGCCCTTAAACAAATTGAAGGTGCATTTGCATATGGCATTCTTACTGAAACTGAATTGATGGTCGCTCTTGACCCACAGGGGCTAAGGCCTCTTTCTCTGGCAAAATTGGGCGACGCATATGTGATTGCATCAGAAACATGTGCTTTTGACGCTGTAGGTGCAGATTTTATCCGTGACATTCTGCCAGGAGAATTATTGGTTATAAACAAGGATGGACTCCATACTGAATTCTTTGCAGAAAGCCGGGAAGAGGCAATCTGCTCGATGGAATATATTTATTTTTCACGTCCCGATAGTAACATAAATGGGATCAATGTCCATTCTGCAAGGAAAAGCCTAGGAAAAAGACTGGCCCTTGAAGCAAAAATAGAGGGTGATGTCGTAACAGGGGTGCCTGATTCCAGTATCTCTGCAGCAATTGGCTACGCCGAGGCCTCGGGCATCCCTTATGAGATGGGATTGATTAAAAATCGCTATGTAGGGCGTACGTTCATCCAACCATCTCAATCCCTCCGTGAGCAGGGCGTTAAAATGAAGCTTGCACCAGTTAGAGGCGTAGTTGAGGGAAAACGTGTCATTATGGTTGATGATTCCATCGTCAGGGGGACAACGAGCAAGAGGATTGTTTCAATGCTGAAGGAGGCCGGGGCCCGTGAGGTACATGTAGTGATAAGCTCTCCACCTATAACACACCCATGCTTTTATGGGATTGATACATCGGCAAAAGAGGAATTGATTGCCCACTCGAATTCACCTGAGGAGATAAGGAAAATCATAGGGGCTGATTCACTTACATTCTTGAGCATCGAAGGAATGCTTGAAGCAATTGGCCGGAAGCACGAAGGGAAGAATTGTGGCCAATGCCTGGCCTGCTTTACCGGAGAATACCCAACTGAACTTTATCCGGATACACTTCAATACTATTACCAAAAAAATCTCACACCAGTGAAGACAAATTAA
- the purL gene encoding phosphoribosylformylglycinamidine synthase subunit PurL encodes MLLTLEPSPEQIREERLYQQMGLSDEEFIKVEEILGRLPNYTETGLFSVMWSEHCSYKNSKPILKKFPTKGERVLQGPGEGAGVVDIGDSQAVVFKIESHNHPSAIEPYQGAATGVGGIIRDIFSMGARPVALLNSLRFGELDSSARVRYLFKEVVAGIAGYGNCIGIPTVGGEIQFDASYEGNPLVNAMCVGLIDHKDIKKGLASGVGNTVMYVGAKTGRDGIHGATFASEELTDQSDEKRPAVQVGDPFMEKLLLEACLELIQSDALVGIQDMGAAGLTSSSAEMASKAGFGIEMNLDLVPQRESGMTAYEMMLSESQERMLIVVKKGREQEIVDLFSKYELEAVAIGVVTDDKKLRLMHQGEVAANVPVDALALEAPVYHKPSTEPAYFREFQAMASSVPEVDNYGETLLRLLKQPTIASKEWVYNQYDYMVRTNTVVAPGSDAAVIRIKGTKKALAMTTDCNSRYLYLDPETGGKIAVSEAARNVVCSGAEPLAITDNLNFGSPEKPEIFWQMEKAADGISAACRTLNAPVIGGNVSLYNETNGNAIYPTPVIGMIGLVTDISHITTQQFKQAGDLIYLLGETKDEFGGSELQKLMYGELFGKCPELDLEVEAAYQKAVLDAIRSGIVASAHDLSEGGLAVALAECAIGSDGLGADVQLNGNPVSALFSESQSRFLLTVKKEHQREFEDLTGAMLIGSVTSEPILNIEVNGVKVISESINKCETAWRGAIPCLLN; translated from the coding sequence ATGTTGTTAACGCTTGAGCCATCGCCGGAACAAATTCGGGAAGAAAGATTGTATCAGCAAATGGGCCTATCTGATGAGGAGTTCATAAAGGTGGAAGAAATTCTTGGGCGCCTTCCCAACTATACTGAAACTGGATTGTTTTCAGTGATGTGGTCAGAACATTGCTCGTATAAAAATTCGAAGCCGATTTTAAAAAAGTTTCCAACAAAAGGGGAACGTGTACTGCAAGGCCCAGGTGAGGGAGCTGGAGTCGTCGATATTGGCGATAGCCAGGCTGTTGTATTTAAAATTGAGAGCCACAACCATCCCTCTGCAATTGAACCGTATCAAGGAGCTGCGACCGGGGTTGGCGGGATTATCCGTGATATTTTTTCTATGGGAGCAAGACCGGTTGCGCTATTGAATTCACTTAGATTTGGTGAACTTGATTCATCAGCTCGGGTCCGCTACTTATTCAAGGAAGTTGTTGCCGGAATAGCTGGATATGGAAACTGCATTGGCATCCCGACAGTTGGGGGAGAAATTCAGTTTGATGCCTCCTATGAGGGCAATCCGCTTGTCAATGCAATGTGTGTAGGTTTGATTGACCATAAGGATATTAAAAAGGGGTTGGCAAGCGGAGTTGGCAATACAGTGATGTATGTAGGTGCCAAAACAGGACGCGATGGCATCCATGGAGCAACGTTTGCTTCTGAAGAGCTAACAGACCAATCGGATGAGAAACGCCCTGCGGTCCAGGTTGGCGATCCATTTATGGAAAAGCTTTTGCTCGAGGCATGCCTCGAACTTATACAATCTGATGCTCTTGTTGGAATTCAGGATATGGGCGCTGCAGGACTGACAAGCTCAAGTGCCGAAATGGCGAGCAAGGCAGGATTCGGTATAGAGATGAACCTGGATCTTGTTCCACAAAGGGAATCAGGGATGACTGCTTATGAAATGATGCTGTCGGAATCCCAAGAACGGATGCTGATTGTTGTTAAAAAAGGGCGCGAACAGGAAATAGTTGACCTTTTTTCAAAATATGAACTAGAAGCTGTTGCCATTGGGGTTGTTACAGATGACAAGAAGCTTCGCTTAATGCATCAGGGCGAAGTAGCTGCTAATGTACCTGTTGATGCACTTGCACTTGAAGCACCGGTTTACCATAAGCCATCAACTGAACCAGCTTATTTTCGTGAATTCCAGGCAATGGCCAGCAGCGTACCGGAAGTTGATAACTACGGGGAAACTCTTCTTAGGTTGTTAAAACAGCCTACCATAGCCTCAAAAGAATGGGTCTACAATCAATATGACTATATGGTACGTACAAATACAGTTGTGGCACCAGGCTCCGATGCTGCAGTTATCAGAATCAAAGGGACTAAAAAGGCTCTCGCCATGACGACGGACTGTAATTCACGCTACCTTTACCTGGACCCTGAAACAGGCGGTAAAATAGCTGTATCGGAAGCTGCTCGTAACGTTGTTTGTTCAGGTGCCGAGCCGCTGGCTATTACAGACAACCTGAACTTTGGCAGCCCGGAAAAACCAGAAATTTTCTGGCAGATGGAAAAGGCAGCTGACGGCATTAGTGCGGCATGCCGTACTCTAAATGCACCTGTTATTGGAGGAAATGTATCACTCTACAATGAAACGAACGGTAATGCCATTTATCCAACTCCAGTTATTGGCATGATCGGGCTTGTTACAGATATTAGCCATATTACAACACAGCAGTTCAAGCAGGCAGGCGACCTAATTTATTTACTAGGTGAAACGAAAGATGAATTCGGAGGTTCCGAACTCCAGAAGCTTATGTATGGCGAACTTTTTGGTAAATGCCCGGAACTTGATTTGGAAGTAGAAGCTGCCTATCAGAAGGCTGTATTAGATGCAATCCGCTCTGGCATTGTTGCTTCTGCACATGACTTATCTGAAGGGGGCCTTGCGGTTGCCCTCGCTGAGTGCGCAATTGGATCAGATGGCCTTGGAGCTGATGTACAGCTTAACGGAAACCCGGTATCAGCACTATTCAGCGAGTCACAATCACGGTTCTTACTAACAGTTAAAAAAGAACATCAAAGAGAATTTGAAGACTTAACCGGTGCCATGCTTATTGGTTCCGTTACCTCTGAACCAATTTTGAACATAGAAGTGAATGGGGTTAAAGTCATTAGTGAATCAATTAATAAATGTGAAACAGCCTGGAGAGGAGCTATCCCATGCTTGCTGAATTAA
- the purQ gene encoding phosphoribosylformylglycinamidine synthase subunit PurQ → MKFAVIVFPGSNCDSDMYHAIRDELGAEAEFVWHTETSLDGYDGILLPGGFSYGDYLRCGAIARFSAIMAEIIKAAEAGKPVLGVCNGFQILLEAGLLPGALRRNKSLKFLCSPAKIKVENNQTMFTSEYTLGQTLSIPVAHGEGNYFCDEKTLATLKANNQIVFTYTEDINGSLDNIAGIINKQGNVLGMMPHPERAADELLGSVDGLLLFQSIVKQWRESYVVNA, encoded by the coding sequence ATGAAATTTGCGGTAATTGTTTTTCCTGGATCGAACTGTGATTCCGACATGTACCATGCGATAAGAGATGAACTCGGTGCGGAAGCGGAATTCGTATGGCATACAGAGACAAGTCTTGATGGCTATGATGGGATTCTTCTCCCAGGGGGATTTTCATACGGCGACTATCTTCGTTGCGGAGCGATTGCCCGGTTCAGTGCAATTATGGCTGAAATTATTAAAGCAGCAGAAGCAGGGAAACCGGTTCTTGGTGTTTGCAATGGATTTCAAATACTCCTTGAGGCAGGTTTGTTGCCAGGAGCCCTCAGAAGAAACAAAAGCTTGAAGTTCCTTTGCTCTCCAGCAAAGATAAAAGTTGAGAACAACCAAACAATGTTCACGAGTGAATATACATTAGGTCAGACACTGTCCATCCCTGTTGCACATGGAGAGGGAAACTATTTTTGCGATGAAAAGACTCTCGCAACGCTTAAGGCAAATAATCAAATTGTGTTTACATATACAGAAGATATTAATGGGAGCCTGGATAATATTGCAGGAATCATCAATAAGCAGGGAAATGTCCTGGGAATGATGCCGCATCCTGAGAGGGCAGCCGATGAACTGCTCGGGAGTGTTGACGGCCTTCTCCTGTTCCAATCAATTGTGAAGCAATGGAGGGAATCATATGTTGTTAACGCTTGA
- the purS gene encoding phosphoribosylformylglycinamidine synthase subunit PurS, whose translation MVKVKVYVTLKESVLDPQGKAVSNALHSLGYEEVTDVRIGKYMELFIETGGRDVETVVREACEKLLSNPVIEDYRYEFEEAMVQ comes from the coding sequence ATGGTCAAAGTAAAGGTTTATGTCACGTTGAAGGAAAGTGTTTTGGATCCTCAGGGAAAGGCGGTTTCAAATGCTCTGCACTCACTTGGATATGAAGAGGTCACTGACGTGCGGATTGGGAAGTATATGGAGCTTTTTATTGAAACAGGAGGCAGGGATGTTGAAACTGTAGTTCGGGAAGCATGTGAAAAGCTACTTTCAAATCCGGTTATCGAGGATTACCGTTACGAATTCGAGGAGGCTATGGTCCAATGA
- the purC gene encoding phosphoribosylaminoimidazolesuccinocarboxamide synthase, which translates to MGELLYEGKAKRIYRTADEQIVLVEYKDSATAFNGEKKAEISGKGRLNNEISSNIFIMLKEQGIESHFVEKVSANSQLVKRVTIIPLEVVVRNLAAGSMAKRLGMEEGKPLKKPIVEFYLKDDNLGDPLITEDHIVELNLATQGEITILKEKALEINNVLSTFFKEIAINLIDFKLEFGKDASGKIVLADEISPDTCRLWDSKTNEKLDKDVFRRDLGSLTEAYEKILNRLGGLSWSK; encoded by the coding sequence ATGGGAGAACTATTGTATGAAGGAAAAGCAAAAAGGATATACAGAACAGCTGATGAACAAATTGTGCTAGTGGAATACAAGGATTCTGCTACTGCTTTTAATGGGGAGAAAAAGGCAGAAATCTCTGGTAAGGGCCGGCTTAATAATGAAATCAGTTCAAATATATTTATAATGCTAAAAGAGCAAGGTATTGAGTCGCATTTTGTGGAAAAGGTGTCCGCGAATAGCCAGCTTGTTAAAAGAGTAACGATTATTCCACTGGAAGTTGTTGTCCGAAATTTAGCAGCAGGAAGTATGGCAAAACGGCTCGGCATGGAAGAGGGAAAGCCACTTAAAAAACCGATTGTTGAATTTTATCTTAAAGATGACAATCTTGGCGATCCACTCATTACGGAAGATCACATTGTTGAACTGAATTTAGCAACTCAGGGCGAGATTACAATTTTAAAAGAAAAGGCCCTTGAAATTAACAATGTTTTATCCACTTTCTTTAAGGAGATAGCGATTAACCTTATTGACTTTAAGCTTGAATTCGGAAAAGATGCGTCGGGAAAAATTGTCCTTGCTGATGAAATCTCACCTGATACATGCCGTTTGTGGGATAGCAAAACAAACGAAAAACTGGATAAAGACGTTTTTCGGAGGGATCTTGGCAGCCTTACGGAAGCCTATGAAAAAATACTTAATAGATTGGGAGGCTTATCATGGTCAAAGTAA
- the purK gene encoding 5-(carboxyamino)imidazole ribonucleotide synthase, which yields MLPSKAVASLFRESILPGDTIGIIGGGQLGRMMALTAKAMGYRIAVLDPNPDSPCGQVADHKVVGPYSSLEAMEQLAGISNVITYEFENIDENALEAAAKLSWVPQGTKVLQIAKDRIAEKQAITEAELPVAPYKAITTKEELAEAATQLGYPCVAKTARGGYDGKGQYVIRAEGSLNAAAELLHHGPCVVEQWLSFKKEISVIVARNTSGETAVFPIAENIHHNNILHETIVPARLSKKAERTATAIAMKLAESLKMVGTLAVEMFLMDDDSIKINEIAPRPHNSGHFTIEACETSQFTQHIRAICNLPLSRTDLLKPAVMVNILGEHQGKLLEKLSELKDWNVHLYGKTEAKKGRKMGHATLLRNTVDEALDEIEKTGIWHVKETAVSAK from the coding sequence ATGCTGCCCTCGAAAGCAGTGGCCAGCTTGTTTAGGGAGTCTATTTTGCCTGGGGATACTATAGGTATAATCGGCGGCGGCCAGCTTGGCAGGATGATGGCATTAACAGCAAAGGCAATGGGCTATCGGATTGCAGTACTAGATCCAAACCCGGATTCACCATGTGGCCAGGTGGCAGATCATAAAGTTGTGGGGCCATATAGCAGTCTTGAAGCAATGGAACAACTTGCAGGAATAAGCAATGTAATTACGTACGAGTTTGAAAATATAGATGAAAATGCATTGGAAGCCGCAGCAAAGCTTTCCTGGGTTCCACAAGGTACGAAAGTGCTCCAGATAGCCAAAGATAGAATAGCTGAAAAACAGGCGATAACAGAGGCTGAGCTTCCTGTTGCACCATATAAGGCAATTACAACAAAAGAAGAACTTGCTGAGGCAGCAACACAACTTGGATATCCATGTGTCGCCAAAACAGCAAGGGGCGGATATGACGGAAAAGGGCAGTATGTAATAAGAGCTGAAGGAAGCCTTAACGCTGCAGCAGAACTTCTTCATCATGGCCCTTGCGTCGTAGAGCAGTGGCTTTCATTTAAGAAAGAGATTTCTGTTATTGTGGCACGGAATACAAGCGGGGAAACGGCGGTATTTCCTATTGCTGAGAACATTCACCATAACAATATACTTCATGAAACAATTGTCCCTGCCAGGTTAAGTAAAAAGGCAGAGAGAACTGCAACTGCCATTGCAATGAAGCTGGCTGAATCACTTAAAATGGTTGGCACTTTGGCAGTTGAGATGTTCTTGATGGATGATGATTCCATCAAAATTAATGAAATTGCCCCAAGGCCTCATAATTCTGGCCATTTCACCATAGAGGCGTGTGAAACGTCCCAGTTTACTCAACATATCAGGGCTATATGCAACTTGCCGTTAAGCAGGACAGATCTCTTGAAACCTGCAGTTATGGTAAATATCCTTGGTGAGCACCAGGGGAAGCTTTTGGAAAAGTTATCTGAACTGAAGGATTGGAATGTACATTTGTATGGGAAGACCGAAGCGAAGAAGGGCAGGAAGATGGGGCATGCAACATTGCTCCGAAACACGGTTGATGAAGCATTGGATGAGATTGAAAAAACAGGAATTTGGCATGTAAAAGAAACAGCCGTATCCGCCAAGTGA
- the purE gene encoding 5-(carboxyamino)imidazole ribonucleotide mutase, which translates to MNTKVAVIMGSKSDWETMKHTCSILESLGVPHDKTVISAHRTPDYMFQFAEKAKSRGIEVIIAGAGGAAHLPGMVAAKTIVPVIGVPVKSKALNGLDSLLSIVQMPAGVPVATVAIGESGAKNAGILAAQMLAINDEVLAERIEEMRRAAQDAALESSGQLV; encoded by the coding sequence ATGAATACAAAAGTTGCCGTCATAATGGGAAGCAAATCAGACTGGGAAACAATGAAACATACATGCTCCATACTAGAAAGTCTCGGGGTGCCCCACGATAAAACGGTTATTTCCGCGCATAGGACGCCTGACTATATGTTTCAATTCGCAGAAAAGGCAAAGAGCCGGGGAATTGAAGTTATCATTGCCGGTGCCGGTGGAGCAGCGCACTTACCCGGGATGGTTGCCGCTAAGACCATAGTTCCAGTTATTGGGGTTCCAGTAAAGTCGAAGGCCTTAAATGGGCTCGATTCCTTGCTATCGATTGTTCAGATGCCAGCTGGTGTTCCTGTAGCAACAGTTGCCATAGGAGAAAGTGGAGCAAAAAATGCAGGCATTCTTGCCGCACAGATGCTTGCTATAAATGATGAAGTTCTGGCTGAAAGAATTGAAGAAATGAGGAGAGCAGCTCAGGATGCTGCCCTCGAAAGCAGTGGCCAGCTTGTTTAG
- the gyrA gene encoding DNA gyrase subunit A, whose protein sequence is MANFENSRVEEINISQEMKSSFLDYAMSVIVSRALPDVRDGLKPVHRRILYAMHDLGMHSDKPYKKSARIVGDVIGKYHPHGDQAVYETMVRMAQDFNQRYMLVDGHGNFGSVDGDSAAAMRYTESRMSKISMELLRDINKDTIDYQDNYDGEEREPVVLPARFPNLLVNGTTGIAVGMATNIPPHQLGEVIDGVLAVSKDSDITIPELMETIPGPDFPTGGIILGRSGIRKAYETGRGSITIRAKVEIEQLKNGKEVIIVKELPYQVNKAKLIEKIAELVREKRIDGITDLRDESDRRGMRIYIEVRKDTNANVLLNNLYKQTAMQTTFGINMLALVNGHPKVLNLKQCLTYYLDHQKVVIRRRTEFELRKAEARAHILEGLRIALDHLDAVITLIRNSRTTDIAREGLISTFNLSEKQAQAILDMRLQRLTGLEREKIEEEYQNLMAQIAEYKAILADEEKLLQIIRDELTEIKERFNDKRRTEIASGGLEHIEDEDLIPVETVVLTLTHNGYIKRLPASTYRAQKRGGRGIQGMGTNEDDFVEQLITTSTHNTILFFTNKGKVYKTKGYEIPEFSRTAKGIPIINLLGIEKGEWVNAIIPVEEFVDDWFLFFTTKEGISKRSPLSSFAHIRNNGLIALNLREGDELISVRMTDGSKEIVIATKKGMQIRFAETDVRTMGRTATGVKGITLDSDDEVIGMEVLEDDSEVLVVTSKGYGKRTDAAEYRIQGRGGKGIKTANVIESKNGHLVSMKTVTGEEDLMLITTGGVLIRIPVDSISKVGRNTIGVKLINIKENESVATVAKVEREDEKDEDGLELPESVIDAAHPDETVTVKEVIELDEPVESSETDSDEGSEE, encoded by the coding sequence ATGGCTAATTTTGAAAACTCTCGTGTAGAGGAAATTAATATAAGCCAAGAAATGAAATCATCATTCCTTGATTATGCGATGAGTGTTATCGTTTCAAGGGCCCTGCCCGATGTACGGGATGGCCTCAAACCGGTACACCGCCGGATTCTGTATGCAATGCATGACCTTGGAATGCATTCTGATAAACCATATAAAAAATCAGCTCGTATCGTTGGTGACGTAATCGGTAAATACCACCCGCACGGTGACCAGGCTGTCTATGAAACCATGGTCCGTATGGCGCAGGATTTCAATCAGCGGTATATGTTAGTTGATGGCCATGGGAACTTCGGTTCGGTGGATGGAGACTCGGCCGCGGCCATGCGTTACACTGAATCGAGAATGTCAAAAATCTCGATGGAGTTATTAAGGGACATAAACAAGGATACAATAGATTATCAGGACAACTATGATGGTGAAGAAAGAGAACCTGTTGTCCTCCCTGCACGCTTCCCTAATCTCCTGGTTAATGGAACAACAGGTATTGCGGTGGGAATGGCAACTAATATTCCGCCTCACCAGCTGGGTGAGGTCATTGATGGTGTTCTTGCAGTTAGTAAGGATTCGGATATTACCATTCCGGAGCTTATGGAAACCATCCCTGGCCCTGATTTTCCAACAGGCGGTATTATTCTAGGCCGAAGTGGGATACGCAAGGCCTATGAAACCGGCCGGGGTTCTATTACCATACGTGCTAAGGTAGAAATTGAACAGCTTAAGAATGGAAAGGAAGTCATCATTGTAAAAGAACTTCCTTACCAGGTAAATAAAGCAAAGCTTATAGAGAAGATCGCCGAGCTCGTCCGTGAAAAGAGAATCGATGGCATTACGGATCTTCGGGACGAATCCGACAGGCGGGGGATGAGGATTTACATTGAGGTTCGAAAGGACACAAATGCAAATGTCCTTCTTAATAATCTCTACAAACAAACAGCCATGCAGACAACCTTTGGCATAAATATGCTGGCGCTTGTTAATGGGCATCCGAAAGTTCTAAATCTTAAGCAATGCTTAACATATTATCTTGATCACCAGAAGGTTGTAATCAGACGCCGGACCGAGTTTGAGTTGCGTAAAGCGGAAGCACGCGCCCATATTCTCGAAGGTTTGCGAATTGCACTTGATCATCTTGATGCAGTCATTACGTTAATTCGAAACTCCAGGACAACTGATATCGCTCGTGAGGGCTTAATTTCTACCTTCAATCTTTCCGAAAAGCAAGCACAGGCAATTCTCGATATGAGGCTCCAGCGCCTGACAGGACTGGAAAGGGAAAAAATTGAAGAGGAATACCAAAATCTAATGGCACAAATTGCTGAGTATAAGGCAATTCTTGCTGATGAAGAAAAGCTTCTCCAAATTATCCGTGATGAACTGACAGAAATTAAAGAGCGCTTTAATGACAAAAGGCGGACAGAAATAGCTTCTGGCGGTCTCGAGCACATTGAGGATGAAGATTTGATTCCTGTCGAAACTGTCGTGTTAACTTTGACCCATAATGGCTACATTAAACGCCTGCCTGCTTCAACCTACCGTGCGCAAAAACGTGGGGGGAGAGGTATCCAGGGCATGGGGACGAATGAAGATGACTTCGTAGAACAGTTAATTACCACTTCAACTCATAACACTATCCTATTCTTTACTAATAAAGGGAAGGTGTATAAAACCAAGGGATATGAAATTCCTGAATTCAGCAGGACTGCAAAAGGGATCCCTATTATTAACCTATTGGGGATTGAAAAAGGCGAATGGGTTAATGCCATTATTCCTGTAGAAGAATTTGTTGATGACTGGTTCCTGTTCTTTACCACGAAAGAAGGAATTTCAAAACGTTCGCCTTTATCTTCATTTGCGCATATCCGTAACAATGGTCTTATTGCCCTGAATCTTCGCGAAGGTGATGAATTGATTTCTGTTAGAATGACAGATGGTTCAAAAGAAATAGTCATCGCCACGAAGAAAGGCATGCAGATACGTTTTGCTGAAACAGATGTCAGGACCATGGGGAGAACTGCAACGGGGGTAAAAGGTATTACGCTCGATTCTGATGATGAAGTCATTGGAATGGAAGTTCTTGAGGATGATTCAGAGGTCCTCGTCGTTACAAGTAAGGGCTACGGTAAACGGACCGACGCAGCTGAATACCGCATTCAGGGACGAGGCGGAAAAGGAATCAAGACGGCCAATGTTATTGAAAGTAAAAATGGCCACCTTGTTTCTATGAAGACTGTCACAGGTGAAGAAGATCTTATGCTTATTACCACAGGTGGAGTACTGATAAGAATTCCGGTTGATAGTATCTCGAAGGTAGGCCGGAATACAATTGGCGTAAAGCTGATTAATATTAAAGAAAATGAAAGTGTTGCAACTGTTGCAAAAGTCGAACGCGAGGACGAAAAGGATGAGGACGGCTTGGAACTGCCAGAGTCAGTGATTGATGCAGCCCATCCCGATGAAACTGTAACAGTAAAAGAAGTAATCGAATTAGATGAACCTGTAGAATCCTCAGAAACAGATTCAGATGAAGGATCCGAGGAGTAG